One Gimesia aquarii DNA segment encodes these proteins:
- a CDS encoding PVC-type heme-binding CxxCH protein, translated as MKRSAPNIIFLRTLFLVFLVCWITSPCKLSAQKTNDPFRAFIRPTDPLSPQEELETFTIPDGFEIQLVAAEPEIQKPLNMAFDIKGRLWITESSEYPYPVKQGERGKDAIKILEDTNGDGRADKIKTFVEGLNIPIGLYPYRNGVIAFSIPDITFYEDTDGDDKADKATKLYGPMGFERDTHGMNNSFRRGFDGWLYANHGFNNQTRVSGSDGHTIEMHSGNTYRMRLDGSRIEHFTHGQVNPFGSTFDEKGNLFTADCHSKPIYQLLRGGYYPSFGKPHDGLGFVKPMMDHLHGSTAIAGVEIISGDQFSQEYQGNFFSGNVMTSRVNRNSPVYYGSTIVAKEEPDFLSTTDSWFRPVDIRLGPDGAIYIADFYNKIIGHYEVPLNHPGRDRYRGRIWRIVRKDKDHTRTDFSKLSINQLIALLGSKNLTTRFLVTDFLSDQPGLDVIEPLRNAVVDAKEPTVIVHSLWVLFRLGALTNDLIDQANSSSSDLVRIHVAKILAEQKSWSSQHRLQIIQALQDDNAFVKRAAADAIGLHPQVENIQPLFALLKKVLTEDHHLDYVVRRALMLQIRDPQVLSKLDWSTLNPEQRSELAKLSLAVPTEEVALYLIKYLETERVDQRALPDYFRHIVRYLPAEKMPQIIHLARTKLARNTDLQVEIIKAVLQGYQQKGLPFDPSLQDWALDLTNRLMMSVQDEPLQWMNFQLNEGSPANIWSLQRRASADGNSSAQFFNSLPAGETSTGRLVSHSFVIPSKLEFYIAGHVGFPKKPDNRLNFVQLRRSDDHRIIKRVSAPRNDVAQKVSWDLTEIAGERGYLEIVDSDSGKAFAWLAVGRFQPALVSVPKRSLQQQINRISAAALLVQQFEIRSARDVLATMLSREHLNAQLKNQLATALISVDGTEEFQPLFPLPASQFPQTDSFQKEIIQAVIDQKKDQLDHLFQQAFKSYPFRLQTQVAEELSKQPAGAERLIGFTEKGVVSPRLLMQPTISNQIQQSASQNLKTRLQKLVSGLPPREEKTQQNIAEHLKSHATFKLSVNNGQAVFEKNCAACHQLAGKGAVVGPQLDGIGNRGLERLLEDILDPNRSVDINFRTTTIITEAGRVFSGLKRREEGALLVFVDNKGKEFQIPKSEIEEQKQSTLSLMPANILEILSPQQLHDLLAYLLQSTRKKP; from the coding sequence ATGAAGCGTAGTGCTCCCAATATCATTTTCCTGAGAACATTATTCTTAGTGTTTTTGGTTTGCTGGATCACTTCACCCTGCAAGCTTTCTGCGCAAAAAACGAATGATCCTTTTCGGGCGTTCATTCGTCCCACAGACCCGCTTTCCCCGCAGGAAGAATTAGAGACATTTACGATACCAGATGGATTTGAAATTCAATTAGTGGCAGCTGAGCCCGAGATTCAAAAACCATTGAACATGGCTTTCGACATTAAAGGCCGCCTTTGGATTACAGAATCGTCTGAATATCCCTATCCCGTGAAGCAGGGGGAAAGAGGAAAAGATGCCATCAAAATTCTGGAAGATACTAATGGTGATGGACGCGCTGACAAAATCAAGACATTTGTCGAAGGACTAAATATCCCAATAGGTTTGTATCCCTACAGGAATGGTGTGATCGCATTCAGCATTCCAGATATTACGTTCTATGAAGATACCGACGGAGATGACAAAGCTGACAAAGCTACAAAACTCTATGGTCCGATGGGGTTCGAACGCGATACACATGGCATGAATAATTCCTTTCGGCGTGGTTTTGATGGTTGGTTGTATGCCAATCACGGCTTTAATAATCAGACCCGTGTCAGTGGTAGCGATGGCCATACGATTGAAATGCATTCAGGAAATACCTATCGCATGCGGCTTGATGGTTCGCGCATTGAACATTTTACGCATGGGCAGGTGAATCCCTTTGGTTCGACGTTCGACGAAAAGGGAAACCTGTTCACAGCGGATTGCCACTCCAAACCCATTTATCAGTTGCTGCGAGGTGGATACTACCCGAGTTTTGGAAAGCCTCATGATGGATTAGGTTTTGTTAAACCAATGATGGACCATCTGCATGGTTCCACTGCGATTGCTGGAGTAGAGATTATCTCAGGAGATCAATTTTCCCAGGAATATCAAGGAAATTTCTTCAGTGGTAACGTCATGACCAGCCGCGTAAATCGGAACTCACCTGTCTATTATGGCTCGACCATTGTTGCCAAAGAAGAGCCCGATTTTCTTTCGACGACTGATTCCTGGTTTCGCCCCGTGGATATCAGGCTGGGACCAGATGGTGCAATCTACATCGCTGACTTTTACAATAAAATCATTGGCCACTATGAGGTTCCGCTGAATCATCCGGGGCGGGATCGTTATCGCGGACGCATTTGGAGAATCGTTCGTAAAGACAAAGATCATACACGCACTGATTTTTCAAAACTAAGCATCAACCAGCTGATCGCTTTACTCGGTTCTAAGAATTTGACAACGCGTTTTCTCGTGACGGATTTTCTCTCCGATCAACCAGGGCTTGATGTCATTGAACCTTTGCGGAACGCGGTTGTTGATGCAAAAGAACCAACGGTTATCGTGCATTCGTTGTGGGTGTTATTTCGACTGGGAGCGCTGACCAATGATTTGATTGATCAGGCCAACTCGAGTTCTTCGGATTTAGTTCGCATACATGTTGCGAAAATTCTCGCGGAACAAAAATCGTGGAGTTCACAGCACCGTTTGCAAATCATTCAGGCTCTTCAGGATGACAATGCGTTTGTGAAACGAGCCGCAGCCGATGCGATTGGCTTACACCCACAAGTGGAAAATATTCAACCTCTGTTTGCGTTACTCAAAAAAGTTCTTACTGAGGACCATCATTTGGACTATGTCGTGCGTCGTGCTTTGATGTTGCAGATTCGTGATCCACAGGTATTAAGCAAACTGGACTGGTCGACGTTGAATCCTGAGCAGCGGAGTGAGCTGGCCAAACTTTCGCTGGCAGTGCCGACCGAAGAGGTGGCGTTATATTTAATCAAATATCTGGAGACAGAGCGTGTTGATCAACGGGCATTACCAGATTATTTCAGGCATATCGTACGTTATCTACCTGCAGAAAAAATGCCTCAAATTATTCATTTGGCCCGCACAAAATTAGCCAGAAATACTGATTTGCAAGTGGAGATCATCAAAGCAGTGCTGCAGGGATACCAGCAGAAGGGTCTGCCGTTTGATCCCTCTCTTCAAGATTGGGCTCTTGATTTGACCAACAGATTGATGATGAGTGTGCAAGATGAGCCGCTTCAATGGATGAACTTTCAGTTGAACGAGGGGAGTCCTGCAAATATTTGGTCCCTGCAGCGAAGGGCTTCTGCTGATGGAAACTCCTCAGCACAGTTTTTCAATAGCTTACCTGCTGGTGAAACATCAACGGGGCGCCTGGTTTCTCACAGTTTTGTGATCCCTTCTAAGTTAGAGTTTTATATTGCCGGTCATGTTGGATTTCCAAAGAAACCTGACAATCGACTGAATTTTGTGCAATTAAGAAGGTCAGATGATCATCGTATTATCAAACGTGTCTCTGCCCCGAGAAATGATGTAGCGCAAAAAGTCAGTTGGGATTTAACAGAGATCGCTGGTGAGCGGGGCTACCTTGAGATTGTAGACAGTGATAGCGGTAAGGCATTCGCTTGGTTGGCCGTTGGAAGATTTCAGCCAGCTCTTGTTTCTGTACCCAAGAGAAGCCTGCAACAACAAATCAATCGCATCTCGGCTGCGGCGTTGCTCGTGCAACAATTCGAAATTCGTTCCGCGCGTGATGTGCTTGCAACAATGTTGTCTCGAGAACATCTGAATGCGCAGCTTAAGAACCAATTGGCAACGGCTTTAATTTCCGTCGATGGTACTGAGGAATTTCAACCTTTGTTTCCTTTGCCAGCCAGTCAGTTCCCACAAACTGATTCATTTCAGAAAGAGATTATCCAAGCAGTAATCGATCAGAAAAAAGATCAACTTGATCATCTCTTTCAACAAGCTTTTAAAAGCTATCCGTTTCGTTTACAAACACAAGTAGCAGAAGAGTTATCTAAACAACCTGCGGGTGCGGAACGACTGATTGGCTTCACGGAAAAAGGTGTTGTTTCACCTCGGTTATTGATGCAACCGACAATCAGCAACCAAATTCAACAATCTGCCAGTCAAAATCTGAAAACACGTTTGCAAAAATTGGTTAGCGGATTACCTCCTCGTGAAGAAAAAACTCAGCAAAATATCGCCGAGCATCTGAAGTCGCATGCAACTTTTAAATTATCAGTGAATAATGGACAGGCTGTCTTCGAGAAAAACTGTGCCGCCTGTCATCAACTGGCTGGAAAAGGAGCAGTGGTAGGACCTCAGTTGGATGGCATTGGCAATCGGGGGCTGGAACGATTATTAGAGGATATTCTTGATCCAAATCGTTCAGTCGATATCAATTTTAGAACGACGACGATCATCACTGAAGCGGGGCGTGTTTTTTCGGGTTTGAAGCGACGAGAAGAAGGAGCACTTCTCGTTTTTGTGGATAACAAGGGTAAGGAATTTCAGATTCCCAAGAGCGAAATCGAGGAACAAAAGCAATCAACCTTATCATTGATGCCTGCGAATATTCTGGAAATCTTGTCGCCGCAACAATTACATGACCTCTTGGCTTATCTTTTACAAAGTACGAGAAAGAAACCATGA
- a CDS encoding DUF1080 domain-containing protein yields the protein MRHWSKKLLLSVCIITVLSLLSGTDVFGQSERKRSGDAKVLGTLVVKSPMDALHPGYTSLFNGKDLTGWVIPEGDNGHWKVVDGVIDYDAQSEAKGDKNLWTEKEYGDFIMSVEWRIKKTTGLYKVPIVLADGSDLKDANGKTITVELPNADSGIYLRGTPQAQVNIWCWPVGSGEVYSYRRNQKVSPEVRAGVTPKVNADKPVGEWNKFIIIMVKDRLTVILNGKMVLENAQLPDVPEKGPIAFQHHGGKRKDGTFSPASSLMQFRNVYIKELD from the coding sequence ATGAGACATTGGTCTAAAAAATTATTGTTGAGTGTATGCATAATTACAGTTTTATCATTACTGAGTGGGACAGATGTGTTTGGACAATCAGAAAGAAAACGTAGCGGTGATGCTAAGGTTCTTGGCACGCTTGTCGTTAAATCACCAATGGACGCACTCCATCCTGGTTATACTTCATTGTTCAATGGGAAAGATTTGACTGGCTGGGTGATTCCGGAAGGGGATAATGGCCATTGGAAAGTCGTTGATGGAGTGATTGATTACGATGCACAAAGTGAAGCCAAAGGGGATAAGAATCTCTGGACAGAAAAAGAGTATGGCGATTTCATAATGAGCGTCGAATGGCGAATCAAAAAGACGACAGGTTTGTATAAGGTTCCAATCGTTCTTGCTGATGGCTCAGATCTCAAAGATGCTAATGGTAAGACAATTACTGTTGAATTACCGAATGCCGACTCCGGTATTTATTTACGTGGCACACCGCAAGCGCAAGTGAATATCTGGTGTTGGCCCGTAGGTTCCGGTGAAGTGTACTCCTATCGTCGTAATCAAAAAGTATCCCCAGAAGTACGGGCTGGTGTGACTCCGAAAGTGAATGCTGATAAACCCGTTGGGGAATGGAATAAGTTTATTATCATTATGGTGAAAGATCGATTAACCGTAATTTTGAACGGCAAAATGGTGCTTGAAAATGCACAACTGCCTGACGTGCCTGAGAAAGGTCCTATCGCTTTTCAACATCATGGTGGAAAGCGAAAAGATGGAACGTTCAGCCCCGCCAGTAGCCTGATGCAGTTCCGAAATGTTTATATCAAGGAACTTGATTAA
- a CDS encoding PSD1 and planctomycete cytochrome C domain-containing protein codes for MCILFSLPAIKRFFCIILCTTIMIQLTPSPADAADSKLSPQEKFYLQKIRPLLEQKCLGCHGKTPDDIKGEYTMLTREALIKGGESGEAAIIVGKPEESPFWNAVTWNDDSIQMPPQERNRLNAEQVTDLKQWISDGAVWSDRELPSSTSKPADSDSQMVMSTSGGQSPTWTARTYQPEDVWAYQPIQRPSVPWQALSTKQASKRHPIDAFIQQKLKQKKLIPSQSAERKTLIRRATYDLTGLPPTLKEIDEFQKQPNNKEAWSNLIERLLKSPHYGEQMAQMWIDVVRYADTSGFANDYERPNAWRYRDYLVRSFNADKPYDRFITEQLAGDELDPQDPEMLIAVGFLRSGPWEHTGMSVAAVTRQLFLDDVTQSVGVTFLAHSFRCAKCHDHKFDPVPTRDYYRIQAVFAPVQFADRKVPYQSYENISGFKNMKVRTEKLIKETREAQNQFSQKSKKAISKWLKENGYKNLKDVPADKRPPVRWFGLTELEKSLVKINNKRISYFERELKRYKSYAFSVYNGPPNNYRSTQAVNLLPDLKKQQGEAQQIFILAGGAITAPTQKVTPGVLSAVAGSNNSQDPTAWNTIPQSSEGRRLAFARWVASSNNTLTARVIVNRIWQTHFGTGLVATPNNFGQKGEKPSHPELLDWLATWFMDHGWSIKKLHHLIMTSNAYQQSSHPIDQEMVKTQDPNNRLLSHFPTRRMTAEQIRDSLLSITGEMNSEMGGPGVFPEINWEVALQPRHIMGSVAPAYQPMPLPKQRNRRTLYAFRYRTLSDPMLEVFNRPGSESSCERRDETTVTPQAFALFNGQFTHDRAIALAKKINQETKSDTEAINQVFQQLVLRTPDTKESQLALKHVKEMKDYHQAHPPEKVDLPRNVKREMIEELTGESFAWTEKLDLTDNYVQDLKPWNVDAETRALAELCLVLMNSNEFIYLR; via the coding sequence ATGTGCATTCTCTTTTCTTTGCCTGCAATCAAGCGTTTTTTTTGCATCATTTTATGCACAACAATAATGATTCAACTCACTCCCTCTCCAGCAGATGCAGCAGACTCAAAGCTCAGTCCGCAAGAAAAATTCTATCTGCAAAAGATACGACCTCTTTTGGAACAAAAGTGTTTAGGCTGTCATGGAAAAACCCCTGATGATATTAAAGGTGAATATACAATGCTGACACGTGAAGCATTGATCAAAGGTGGTGAATCCGGGGAAGCAGCCATTATTGTCGGAAAACCAGAAGAAAGCCCGTTCTGGAATGCAGTCACCTGGAATGACGATTCAATCCAGATGCCGCCGCAAGAACGAAATCGGTTAAATGCAGAACAAGTCACAGACTTGAAACAGTGGATTAGCGATGGTGCGGTCTGGTCAGATCGGGAGTTACCCTCAAGTACTTCAAAGCCTGCAGACAGCGATTCGCAAATGGTAATGTCTACGTCAGGAGGTCAGAGTCCTACCTGGACAGCACGAACCTACCAACCGGAAGACGTTTGGGCCTACCAGCCGATACAACGACCATCAGTTCCCTGGCAGGCACTCTCAACTAAACAAGCAAGCAAGCGTCACCCCATCGATGCATTCATTCAGCAAAAACTCAAACAGAAGAAGCTCATCCCTTCTCAATCGGCAGAACGCAAAACACTCATACGTCGTGCCACCTATGATCTAACAGGATTACCACCAACCCTAAAAGAAATTGACGAATTTCAAAAGCAACCAAACAATAAAGAAGCGTGGTCAAATTTGATCGAGCGATTGCTAAAGAGTCCTCATTATGGCGAACAGATGGCGCAAATGTGGATTGATGTCGTACGCTATGCCGACACGAGTGGTTTTGCAAATGACTATGAGCGGCCTAATGCCTGGCGTTATCGAGATTATCTGGTACGCAGTTTCAATGCAGACAAACCGTATGACCGTTTTATTACCGAACAACTCGCAGGAGACGAACTTGATCCTCAAGACCCGGAAATGTTAATCGCCGTTGGTTTTTTACGAAGCGGCCCCTGGGAACATACTGGCATGAGCGTCGCCGCTGTCACGCGGCAGTTGTTCCTCGACGATGTCACCCAGAGTGTCGGCGTCACATTCCTGGCCCATAGCTTTCGTTGTGCCAAGTGTCACGATCACAAATTCGACCCTGTGCCTACCCGTGACTATTACCGAATACAAGCGGTCTTTGCCCCGGTTCAATTTGCAGATCGAAAAGTTCCCTATCAGTCTTATGAAAATATTTCGGGCTTCAAAAATATGAAAGTCCGCACTGAAAAATTAATCAAAGAAACACGCGAAGCTCAAAATCAATTTTCACAAAAATCAAAAAAAGCAATTTCGAAATGGTTAAAAGAAAACGGTTACAAGAACCTGAAAGACGTTCCGGCAGACAAAAGACCTCCAGTGCGATGGTTTGGTTTGACCGAACTCGAAAAAAGCCTGGTCAAAATCAACAATAAACGTATCTCTTATTTTGAAAGAGAACTCAAACGTTATAAGTCTTATGCGTTTAGTGTTTATAATGGACCACCAAATAATTATCGCTCGACACAAGCCGTTAATCTCTTACCTGACCTTAAGAAACAGCAGGGGGAAGCACAGCAAATCTTTATCCTGGCGGGTGGTGCTATTACTGCTCCCACCCAAAAGGTAACGCCGGGAGTTCTCAGTGCGGTTGCCGGTTCCAACAATAGCCAGGACCCCACTGCCTGGAATACGATCCCTCAGTCATCGGAAGGCAGACGGCTGGCATTCGCACGCTGGGTAGCCAGTTCCAATAATACTCTTACCGCACGCGTCATAGTGAATCGTATCTGGCAAACGCATTTTGGTACCGGTCTGGTCGCCACTCCTAATAATTTCGGACAAAAGGGAGAGAAACCCTCTCACCCAGAACTTCTAGACTGGCTCGCCACCTGGTTCATGGATCATGGTTGGTCCATCAAAAAATTACATCATCTCATTATGACATCGAATGCCTACCAGCAAAGTAGCCATCCGATCGATCAAGAAATGGTCAAAACTCAAGACCCCAATAATCGGTTACTCTCTCATTTCCCCACTCGGAGAATGACGGCTGAACAGATCCGCGATTCGCTCCTGTCTATTACAGGTGAAATGAATTCAGAGATGGGAGGTCCCGGCGTCTTTCCTGAAATCAATTGGGAAGTCGCATTGCAACCACGACACATCATGGGATCGGTCGCTCCCGCGTATCAGCCCATGCCACTTCCCAAACAACGCAATCGTCGAACTTTGTATGCGTTTCGGTATCGCACACTTTCAGATCCGATGCTGGAAGTTTTCAATCGTCCAGGCAGTGAATCTTCCTGCGAACGTCGAGACGAAACAACAGTCACTCCACAGGCATTTGCGCTTTTCAATGGACAGTTCACACACGACCGCGCCATTGCGCTGGCAAAGAAAATCAATCAGGAAACGAAATCTGACACGGAAGCAATCAATCAGGTCTTTCAACAACTTGTCTTGAGAACTCCTGATACTAAAGAAAGCCAATTAGCTCTCAAGCATGTTAAAGAAATGAAAGACTATCACCAGGCACACCCTCCAGAAAAAGTGGATCTTCCTCGTAATGTGAAACGGGAAATGATCGAAGAGCTAACCGGGGAATCGTTCGCCTGGACCGAGAAACTGGATTTAACCGACAATTATGTACAAGATTTGAAACCTTGGAACGTGGATGCAGAAACCCGCGCTCTGGCAGAGCTTTGCCTGGTTTTGATGAATTCCAACGAATTTATTTATTTGCGATAA
- a CDS encoding DUF1501 domain-containing protein — protein sequence MHRLHRRDFLYGMGASLGTVAFNAMLQAEEKSKPKPKNLVLDQPLAPRDPHFKPRAKACIFLFMEGGPSHLDTFDPKPALEKLHLKEFVRKDAQVSAMASGKRYYIKSPFKHRQAGQSGISLCEHFSHLSEMADELCVYHGLQAESINHPTACYHMNTGNRFGGDPAVGSWMTYGLGTENQNLPAFIVLPEVAYPQGGSANWSNGFLPAYFQGTALRSKGSPILDLNPPTHVTRKTQRKNLDLLAALNQADMKRNPHEEVLAARMESYELAFRMQTQVPDIINLDKETKQTQEMYGLGKTETDSFGRRCLLARKLVEEGVRFVQIYAAGWDSHDYLDRSHKARMQAVDQPIAALLEDLKSRGLLDETLVVWTGEFGRSPDNGMRSGRQAAGRDHNAKGMAMWMAGGGVKAGHRIGATDEIGDHAVEVVNPIRNLHVTLEHIMGLDDNQLTYFHEGRFKVLSQTGGAVIKELLG from the coding sequence ATGCACCGATTACACAGACGCGATTTTCTTTATGGCATGGGTGCCAGCCTGGGCACAGTAGCGTTTAATGCGATGTTGCAGGCAGAAGAGAAATCAAAGCCAAAGCCTAAAAATCTGGTTCTGGATCAACCATTGGCTCCACGCGACCCGCATTTCAAACCACGGGCCAAAGCTTGCATTTTTCTGTTTATGGAAGGTGGTCCCAGTCATCTTGACACATTTGACCCCAAACCCGCTCTTGAGAAACTCCACCTCAAAGAGTTTGTACGAAAAGATGCTCAAGTCTCTGCAATGGCAAGCGGAAAACGATATTATATTAAAAGCCCGTTCAAGCATCGCCAAGCAGGCCAGTCCGGTATTTCACTCTGCGAACACTTCTCTCATCTGTCAGAAATGGCTGATGAACTGTGTGTCTACCATGGATTACAGGCAGAGTCTATTAACCACCCCACCGCCTGTTATCACATGAATACAGGAAATCGCTTTGGCGGTGATCCAGCAGTCGGTTCCTGGATGACTTATGGTTTGGGAACAGAAAATCAAAATCTACCAGCCTTTATTGTGCTACCTGAAGTGGCTTACCCTCAGGGAGGTTCTGCTAACTGGTCGAACGGCTTCCTGCCAGCTTACTTCCAGGGAACGGCACTACGTTCGAAAGGTTCTCCGATTCTTGATTTGAACCCACCCACTCACGTCACACGAAAGACCCAACGCAAGAACCTAGACTTGCTTGCAGCGTTGAATCAAGCAGACATGAAACGTAATCCGCATGAAGAAGTACTCGCGGCGCGCATGGAATCTTACGAACTTGCGTTCCGCATGCAGACTCAGGTTCCCGATATCATCAATCTCGACAAGGAAACTAAGCAAACACAGGAAATGTATGGTCTCGGAAAAACAGAAACAGATAGTTTTGGCCGCCGCTGCCTGTTAGCGAGAAAACTCGTGGAAGAAGGAGTCCGTTTCGTTCAGATTTATGCGGCGGGCTGGGACTCACATGATTACCTGGATCGATCGCATAAAGCACGCATGCAGGCCGTTGATCAACCGATCGCCGCACTTTTGGAAGATCTAAAGTCACGCGGACTTCTGGATGAAACATTGGTCGTCTGGACGGGTGAATTCGGACGCTCACCGGACAACGGTATGCGGAGTGGCAGACAGGCCGCGGGACGCGATCATAACGCAAAAGGCATGGCGATGTGGATGGCAGGCGGAGGTGTGAAAGCAGGTCACCGCATTGGAGCCACTGATGAAATTGGTGATCACGCCGTTGAAGTTGTCAATCCCATCAGAAACCTGCATGTCACTCTGGAACACATCATGGGGTTGGATGACAATCAATTAACCTATTTCCACGAAGGTCGATTCAAAGTTCTAAGTCAGACAGGCGGTGCTGTGATTAAAGAATTGCTGGGTTAA
- a CDS encoding arsenate reductase ArsC — MKNVLILCTGNSCRSQMAEALWRELGQGEWESYSAGSLPSGYVHPMAIEVMQELDQDLSQNRSKHVDEYLNKTFDLVVTVCDSAKESCPTLAGAQRIEHWPFYDPADAEGSDTEKLMVFRDVRDQIREKIQEFLKAES, encoded by the coding sequence ATGAAAAACGTGTTGATTTTATGTACTGGAAACTCTTGTCGTTCGCAGATGGCAGAAGCCTTATGGCGCGAACTGGGTCAGGGAGAATGGGAATCATATTCAGCGGGATCACTGCCTTCTGGCTATGTGCATCCCATGGCGATCGAAGTCATGCAGGAACTTGATCAGGACTTATCACAAAATCGTAGCAAACACGTCGATGAATATTTAAATAAAACCTTTGATCTCGTGGTAACCGTCTGTGATAGCGCGAAAGAAAGCTGTCCGACTTTAGCGGGGGCACAACGTATCGAACATTGGCCCTTTTATGATCCTGCGGATGCAGAAGGTTCCGATACAGAAAAACTAATGGTCTTTCGAGATGTCCGTGATCAGATTCGTGAGAAAATTCAGGAGTTCCTCAAGGCTGAATCTTAA
- a CDS encoding GNAT family N-acetyltransferase — MQFERIPYQSDWYREACQLRNELLRKPLGLDLLQADLSEESEYFHYGMVVGNKVIACALAIPVSGNKAKVRQMTVALEYQRQGIGKLLLQKIELDLKEREIEMVELDARSSAVEFYKKLGYVAEGEEFLSVSIPHLHMVKSLVENR; from the coding sequence ATGCAATTTGAACGAATTCCTTATCAATCAGATTGGTACCGTGAGGCATGTCAGCTTCGGAATGAGTTATTACGTAAACCGCTTGGGTTAGATTTACTTCAGGCAGATTTATCAGAGGAGTCCGAGTATTTTCACTATGGGATGGTTGTTGGTAATAAAGTGATTGCTTGCGCGTTGGCAATTCCTGTCTCTGGAAACAAAGCAAAAGTTCGTCAGATGACAGTAGCCCTCGAATATCAAAGGCAGGGAATCGGAAAGTTGTTGCTACAGAAGATCGAACTTGATCTGAAAGAGCGTGAAATTGAGATGGTCGAATTAGATGCACGAAGTTCTGCCGTCGAATTTTACAAGAAGCTGGGTTATGTTGCAGAAGGTGAAGAATTTCTGTCTGTTTCCATTCCTCATTTGCATATGGTGAAATCGCTGGTTGAGAATCGATAG